DNA from Eucalyptus grandis isolate ANBG69807.140 chromosome 5, ASM1654582v1, whole genome shotgun sequence:
CTCGCCCAatttggtgaggcttgagcctcaacCCTAGAGGCCACGAGCTCACCCGATTTAGCGAGGCTTAAGGCTCATCAGCCTCgagcaagctcaagccttgttgTCGAAGGTCATGAGATCGCTTGATTTGGTGAGACCAGAGCTCATTGGCCATCCTTGTGGCCGGTGACgggtgaagaagaagcaaaaagaaaaagggagaaaagaaaagaaaagaaaaaagcaaattcgatttttttatttttattttaaaatgttttccaaattttaatttaaaaaaaaaaaaagatcaaaattcaattttttaaaaatatatgtttataagaataattgtttgtaaaccaagcatcaaatctaagctttggtAAATTCGAAAACGTTTTTCGATCCTTTTAAaagggaaatcatttttctaaatttaagctttattaggaaaacattttccgttgactaggaaaatgttttccattgactcattttcctaagcaacccaaatgccaaaaaatgaggaaaatgttttccttgaaaatgtattccgcaaaacaaacgcaccctagtCAATAGTGAGTTATAAATGCCTACTTTGTACTATTTGTAAAAACACCCACTCAATCACAGAATTCATCATTTTTCAACAAATTCATCCATATTTCCACTTTCCTACAATTTATATCTCCGGTGATGATTGTTCTCAAAATGATCCTTCAATACCTTTGTCCATTCATATCGATCCATCTATATTCTAAAAGACATTTCATCATTTTTGGTGAAACAAGCAGGTTTGTGCCAACGCATCTACACCATTGCATATATGCTAAACTACATTTAGATCATTAAATTTAGCATGAAGTCATGTCAATCTCACGCAAATCCTATAATATAGattattcaaataaaatttagtgTTATTAAGAAGGGGCGGAGAGTAATGACAACTTGACAAGTGCTGTCAACCCCCTTCAAGCATTACCACAAGGGTCTGGCACCAGTGATGGAATGCTCGTGGTGAGCCATAACTGAAGATGGAGGGTTGGTGAACCCCTAGCTGCAGTCCATTAATATGCTAAGATGCTACTAGTTAGGAAATCTCTAAATTGGGACATATTGCAGTTCTCCAATCGAGCAACCCAATAACACAGGCTATTTATAGATTCGTTTATGATATGAATCTAACTCGTTAAGTCGTGAAAACAGAGTACACCAACTTCGCGGTTAAGCCAACCAACTTGGCGGCAAGCACAGTTTTAGCGGCATTTAAGGCTGTCGGCGGATCAACTTCCTCCGACCTCCGTCCACGTGGCCGATAACTCCTCTTACCTGTCATACCCGTCCCTCTCGCTTCCGCACCACTTCCGTAAAGAGCTAAACTccatctctcctcctcctcctcctcctttcccttCTCCTTCTGCAAGTTCGTGTGGTCGAAATCGCTTCACCAGTCAACCCACTCGCACCAGTCGGGCACAGGTCACGAGCAGGCGCGAACATGTCCGCGGCCTTTCCTTCGGTCCGCGCGGTTTGTCGCCCCGGCTCCTTCGCCGGGGAGAAGCGCGGCCCCCCGCCGGCGGCGgcctccggcaagctcgcctCCGGTTTCCTCGGATCAGCCTGGAAGCTCCGGTTCGGAGCCCTCCCCGCCCGGCGTCGCGGGTCGTCCTCCGTCGTCGTCGCGGTCTCGGACGTCGTCAAGGAGAAGAAGCCCAAGCGTTCCTCTTCCTCGTCTTCGGATTTGGTAAAAAAGGGAGCTCGCGATTTGCTGATCACTGATGTGGATACTGAATTGTAGCGAGCGAATTCAGCtggttgagttttttttttttctttgttttgtgtaATTCATTGCTCTGGGTATGTGCAGCTTATCACGAAAGAAGAAGGGTTGGAGCTGTACGAGGACATGGTTTTGGGCAGGACTTTTGAGGATATGTGCGCTCAGATGTACTACAGAGGCAAGATGTTCGGCTTCGTCCACCTCTACAATGGCCAGGAGGCTGTGTCTACTGGGTTCATCAAGCTCTTGAAGCAAGAAGATTGCGTGGTCAGTCACTACAGGGATCACGTTCATGCGCTGAGCAAAGGGGTTTCCGCTCGTGCGGTGATGAGCGAGTTGTTCGGCAAGACGACCGGCTGCTGCAGAGGCCAAGGTGGCTCTATGCACATGTTCAGCAAAGAGCACAATTTGCTTGGCGGGTTTGCCTTCATCGGCGAAGGGATTCCGATTGCCACAGGGGCTGCTTTCACCTCGAAGTACAGGAGGGAGGTCTTGAAAGAAGCCGACTGTGATCATGTCACGGTCGCGTTCTTTGGAGACGGGACCTGTAACAATGGACAGTTCTATGAGTGCTTGAACATGGCCGCATTGTGGAAGTTGCCTATCGTGTTCGTGGTGGAAAACAATCTGTGGGCAATCGGGATGTCTCATCTGAGAGCGACTTCTGATCCGCAGATTTGGAAGAAGGGGCCTGCGTTTGGAATGCCCGGTGTCCATGTTGATGGTATGGACGTGTTAAAGGTGAGGGAGGTTGCCAAGGAGGCTATTGGAAGAGCAAGGAGAGGGGAGGGTCCTACATTGGTCGAATGCGAAACTTACAGATTTAGGGGACACTCTTTGGCCGATCCTGACGAGCTTCGTGATCCTGGTAAGCCTTCTAGTCCTATTCCAATTATCATTGTCAGCTCGCATTCAACGTGCCATTGCCACTTCTGGCTATCATAGATATCAAGGTTAAACTTTTGCTAGCATGAATTTACCAAATTTTGAACGGAGAATGTTTGAGTAATGCACAACCTGAGAGCCTGCACATACGGATTGTAACTCTAAGACAAGGGA
Protein-coding regions in this window:
- the LOC104444120 gene encoding pyruvate dehydrogenase E1 component subunit alpha-3, chloroplastic encodes the protein MSAAFPSVRAVCRPGSFAGEKRGPPPAAASGKLASGFLGSAWKLRFGALPARRRGSSSVVVAVSDVVKEKKPKRSSSSSSDLLITKEEGLELYEDMVLGRTFEDMCAQMYYRGKMFGFVHLYNGQEAVSTGFIKLLKQEDCVVSHYRDHVHALSKGVSARAVMSELFGKTTGCCRGQGGSMHMFSKEHNLLGGFAFIGEGIPIATGAAFTSKYRREVLKEADCDHVTVAFFGDGTCNNGQFYECLNMAALWKLPIVFVVENNLWAIGMSHLRATSDPQIWKKGPAFGMPGVHVDGMDVLKVREVAKEAIGRARRGEGPTLVECETYRFRGHSLADPDELRDPAEKAHYAARDPIVALKKYILESNLASEAELKAIDKKIDEIIEDAVEFADASPIPPRSQLLENVFADPKGFGIGPDGRYRCEDPKFTEGTAHV